In one Pseudomonas sp. SG20056 genomic region, the following are encoded:
- the gspI gene encoding type II secretion system minor pseudopilin GspI, with the protein MRRAGGFTLLEVLVALAIFALVAASVLTATARSLQTASRLEDKTLAMWIADNQLAELQLSKTPVADGRDQGEVDFAGRRWQWQSEVLATSEADMRRVTLWVAPAEQGRSGGDVRERAVVSLNGFLGVLP; encoded by the coding sequence ATGAGGCGCGCGGGCGGCTTTACCCTGCTTGAGGTGCTGGTTGCTTTGGCTATTTTCGCGCTGGTCGCTGCCAGTGTGCTGACCGCCACCGCGCGCAGCCTGCAAACCGCCTCGCGCCTGGAAGACAAGACCCTGGCCATGTGGATCGCCGACAACCAGCTGGCGGAGTTGCAGTTGTCGAAGACTCCGGTGGCCGATGGCCGCGACCAGGGCGAGGTGGATTTCGCCGGGCGGCGCTGGCAGTGGCAAAGCGAGGTGCTGGCCACCAGCGAGGCCGATATGCGCCGCGTCACCCTGTGGGTCGCGCCCGCAGAGCAGGGGCGTTCGGGCGGCGATGTACGTGAGCGCGCGGTGGTCAGCCTGAACGGTTTTCTCGGGGTGCTGCCATGA
- the gspJ gene encoding type II secretion system minor pseudopilin GspJ, protein MRAARGFTLLELLIAIAIFALLGLGTYRMLDSVLQTDRVTRDHELQLRELVRAMGAFERDVLQVQARSTRDPFGDPRAALVGEDLDNPALELTRSGWRNPLGQSRSGLQRVRWQLSGEQWQRQYWTVLDQAQDSQPQVQQALDGVTRLQLRYLDQEGTWQTSWPPLGNNPDDALKLLPQAVELVLEHRRYGELRRVLRLPEGLPERLQQAPEPSPDDSGEDIPEEPRL, encoded by the coding sequence ATGAGGGCGGCGCGCGGTTTTACCCTGCTCGAATTGCTGATCGCCATCGCCATCTTTGCGCTGCTGGGGCTGGGCACCTACCGCATGCTCGATAGCGTGCTGCAAACCGATAGGGTCACCCGTGACCATGAACTGCAACTGCGCGAGCTGGTGCGCGCCATGGGCGCATTCGAGCGCGATGTGTTGCAGGTGCAGGCCAGGTCCACGCGTGATCCATTTGGTGATCCGCGCGCCGCTTTGGTTGGTGAGGACCTGGATAACCCAGCTCTGGAGCTGACCCGCAGCGGCTGGCGCAATCCCTTGGGGCAATCGCGCTCCGGTTTGCAGCGGGTGCGCTGGCAGCTCAGTGGTGAGCAGTGGCAACGTCAGTACTGGACGGTGCTGGATCAGGCGCAGGACAGCCAGCCGCAGGTGCAACAGGCGCTGGATGGGGTCACCCGACTGCAGTTGCGTTATCTGGATCAGGAAGGCACTTGGCAGACCAGTTGGCCGCCTCTGGGCAACAACCCGGACGATGCACTCAAGCTGTTGCCGCAGGCCGTTGAACTGGTGCTGGAGCATCGCCGTTATGGTGAGCTGCGCCGTGTGCTGCGCCTGCCCGAAGGCTTGCCGGAGCGTCTGCAACAGGCGCCTGAACCGAGTCCAGATGATTCTGGTGAAGATATTCCCGAGGAGCCGCGCTTATGA
- the gspH gene encoding type II secretion system minor pseudopilin GspH, translated as MRQQPSQAGGFTLIELLVVLVILGSLIGIAVLSVGIAGPGRELHNEAERLAGLIGVLAEEAVLDNQEYGLLLSREAYQVLRYDSAKQSWQALSAKPHKLPGWAELSVELEGAALELPLPEGEKSSKGALTPQLLLLSSGEISPFRLRLAERRADGLRLQLVSDGFQLPKVESEQPAGRKR; from the coding sequence ATGCGCCAGCAACCGAGCCAGGCTGGGGGCTTTACCCTGATCGAACTGCTGGTGGTGCTGGTGATTCTTGGCAGCCTGATCGGTATTGCGGTGCTCAGCGTGGGCATCGCCGGTCCGGGGCGCGAGTTGCATAACGAAGCCGAACGGCTGGCCGGATTGATTGGCGTGCTGGCCGAGGAAGCGGTGCTGGATAACCAGGAGTACGGCCTGCTGCTCAGTCGCGAGGCCTATCAGGTGCTGCGCTACGACTCGGCGAAACAGAGTTGGCAGGCCTTGTCGGCCAAGCCCCATAAGCTGCCGGGCTGGGCCGAGCTGAGTGTCGAGCTGGAAGGTGCGGCGCTGGAGCTACCGCTGCCTGAGGGCGAAAAATCCAGCAAAGGTGCACTGACGCCACAGTTGTTGTTGCTGTCGAGCGGGGAAATCAGCCCGTTTCGTTTACGCCTAGCCGAGCGCCGCGCCGATGGGCTGCGCCTGCAATTGGTCAGTGATGGTTTTCAGCTGCCCAAGGTCGAGAGCGAGCAGCCGGCAGGGCGCAAACGATGA
- a CDS encoding AraC family transcriptional regulator — MLKSTRVKLGDLSVGFVDSLADAMRRCAQDPQPLLDSYGLDAARLAEPRARLSIPRYMRLGHSAIQQCSEPGLGLLMGQTSRLSQLGLAGVTAMQAPTVREAARALIRFEPLYASNYRGQSSLHEDNRGAWLRFYSISPYNAYNRFVVDSVLASWTQQLSKLAQQNLPVEKVQIEFPAPSYAAQYGELFACPVEFASEHNQLRLSQQSLNLRNPEHCPSTWRHLLEICERELTQLTRTRNLRERITQLLGPLLHGREPDLAEVAARLQLPTWTLRRKLAEEGTQFRSILNDTRRDLAMAYIRDTELAFGEIAYLLGFASAEAFQRAFKRWNQQTPGEYRREQRRAL; from the coding sequence ATGCTGAAAAGCACACGGGTGAAACTCGGCGATCTGTCAGTGGGTTTTGTCGACAGCCTGGCGGACGCCATGCGCCGCTGCGCCCAGGACCCACAACCGCTGCTCGACAGTTATGGCCTGGATGCCGCACGCCTGGCCGAGCCGCGCGCACGACTGTCGATCCCGCGTTATATGCGCCTGGGCCATAGTGCAATTCAGCAATGCAGCGAACCCGGCCTGGGCCTGCTGATGGGGCAAACCAGCCGCCTGAGCCAACTGGGCCTGGCTGGTGTGACAGCGATGCAGGCACCGACCGTGCGAGAAGCGGCGCGCGCGCTGATTCGCTTTGAGCCGCTGTATGCCAGCAACTACCGTGGTCAATCCAGCCTGCACGAAGACAATCGGGGCGCCTGGTTGCGCTTCTATTCGATCAGCCCGTACAACGCCTACAACCGTTTTGTTGTCGATTCGGTACTGGCCAGTTGGACGCAACAGCTGAGCAAGCTGGCGCAACAGAACCTGCCCGTGGAGAAAGTGCAGATCGAATTTCCCGCGCCCAGCTATGCGGCGCAGTACGGCGAATTGTTTGCCTGCCCAGTGGAGTTTGCCAGCGAGCATAACCAGCTGCGCCTGAGCCAGCAGAGCCTGAACCTGCGCAACCCGGAGCACTGCCCAAGCACCTGGCGGCACCTGCTGGAAATCTGTGAACGGGAACTGACGCAGCTGACCCGCACCCGCAACCTGCGCGAGCGCATCACTCAGTTGCTCGGCCCGCTGCTGCATGGCCGCGAGCCCGACTTGGCAGAAGTTGCCGCGCGCCTACAGCTGCCGACCTGGACCCTGCGGCGCAAACTGGCCGAGGAAGGCACGCAGTTTCGCAGCATCCTCAACGACACCCGCCGCGATCTGGCCATGGCCTATATCCGCGACACCGAGCTGGCTTTCGGCGAAATCGCCTACCTGCTCGGTTTTGCTTCTGCAGAAGCCTTCCAGCGCGCGTTTAAACGCTGGAACCAGCAAACTCCGGGCGAATATCGTCGCGAGCAGCGTCGGGCCCTCTAG
- the gspK gene encoding type II secretion system minor pseudopilin GspK gives MSRQRGMALITVLLVVAVVTVVSAGIIARQQLSIRSSANQLHVRQAWHYALGGETLAKAILQRDLREGDPRAPVDHPGEAWAKSRAPFALDEGGALRVQISDPSGRFNLNSLLRQGQPNEAAVAQFRRLLLGLQIEAPYAERLLDWLDADDQPSGGYGAEDNQYLLAQPPYRAGNRELKDVSELRLLLEMTEADYQRLSPYVSALPADATLNVNTASARVLASVAEGLPLSTAQGLVAARGSEGYRDLPSFTAQLSGLQVQSQGLAVGSQYFQVLSEVTVGERRQVLRSTLQRASDGKLYVLARDLGQGGMPPAPVEEVEP, from the coding sequence ATGAGTCGGCAGCGTGGTATGGCGCTGATCACCGTGTTGCTGGTGGTGGCGGTGGTGACTGTGGTCAGCGCCGGGATTATCGCCCGTCAGCAGCTGTCGATCCGCAGCAGCGCCAATCAGCTGCATGTGCGTCAGGCCTGGCATTACGCCCTGGGCGGCGAGACCCTGGCTAAAGCCATTCTGCAGCGCGACCTGCGCGAGGGCGATCCGCGTGCCCCGGTGGATCATCCAGGTGAGGCCTGGGCCAAGTCGCGCGCACCCTTTGCCTTGGATGAAGGCGGCGCCTTGCGGGTGCAGATTAGCGACCCGAGCGGGCGTTTCAACCTCAACAGTTTGCTACGTCAGGGCCAGCCCAACGAGGCCGCCGTGGCGCAATTTCGCCGTCTGCTGCTTGGGCTGCAAATCGAAGCGCCTTACGCCGAGCGCCTGCTCGACTGGCTGGATGCTGACGATCAGCCTAGCGGCGGTTACGGTGCGGAAGACAATCAATATCTGTTGGCGCAGCCGCCTTATCGTGCGGGCAATCGCGAGTTGAAGGATGTCTCCGAGCTGCGCCTGTTGCTGGAAATGACCGAGGCGGACTACCAGCGCCTATCGCCCTATGTCAGCGCCTTGCCGGCGGATGCCACGCTCAACGTCAATACTGCCAGCGCGCGCGTGCTGGCCAGCGTGGCTGAAGGGTTGCCGCTGAGTACTGCTCAGGGCCTGGTCGCCGCACGGGGCAGTGAGGGTTATCGTGATTTACCGAGCTTTACTGCGCAGCTGAGCGGCTTGCAGGTGCAGAGCCAAGGGTTGGCTGTGGGTAGTCAATATTTTCAGGTGCTCAGCGAGGTCACTGTGGGTGAGCGCCGTCAGGTTTTACGCAGTACCTTGCAGCGCGCCAGCGATGGCAAGTTGTATGTTCTAGCCCGTGATTTGGGGCAGGGCGGTATGCCGCCGGCGCCCGTTGAGGAAGTCGAACCATGA
- the gspG gene encoding type II secretion system major pseudopilin GspG yields MVVVVILGILAALVVPQVMSRPDQAKVTVAKGDIKAVAAALDMYKLDNHAYPSTQQGLEALVKKPSGNPQPKNWNRDGYLKRLPVDPWGNVYQYLAPGTKGAFDLYSLGADGKDGGSDQDADIGNWDL; encoded by the coding sequence ATGGTGGTGGTGGTGATCCTCGGCATCCTCGCAGCATTAGTGGTGCCGCAGGTAATGAGCCGGCCTGATCAGGCCAAGGTCACCGTGGCCAAGGGCGATATCAAGGCTGTAGCGGCCGCGCTGGATATGTACAAGCTGGATAACCATGCCTACCCGAGTACCCAGCAGGGTCTGGAAGCGCTGGTGAAGAAGCCCTCCGGCAATCCGCAGCCGAAGAATTGGAACCGCGACGGCTACCTCAAGCGTCTGCCGGTCGATCCGTGGGGCAACGTCTACCAATACCTGGCTCCGGGCACCAAGGGCGCTTTCGACCTGTATTCCCTGGGCGCCGACGGCAAGGATGGCGGCAGTGATCAGGATGCCGATATCGGTAACTGGGATCTCTGA
- a CDS encoding 1-aminocyclopropane-1-carboxylate deaminase/D-cysteine desulfhydrase has translation MQPLRLEWALAAGVELAVLRLDLLDPLISGNKWFKLSEHLRAAEACAATGVISLGGAHSNHLHALAAAGKRFNFQTVGLLRGHPQQTQTVDDLQAFGMHLHWLGYAGYRARHAADFWLPWQVHYPGFYSLPEGGGGLPGALGCISLVQQVRQQLPNLGWDDYDAWWLAAGTGTTLAGLLLGEAAAHPVHAALAVPADHGVEQQVQAIVQAAGMPVGRYQLHEASRGGFAKVDAELLNFMLAAEAQSGVPLEPLYTAKALMALRQQVEAGYFARGSRLVFVHTGGLQGRAAAILQAAQACSAD, from the coding sequence TTGCAACCTTTGCGATTGGAGTGGGCGCTAGCTGCCGGGGTTGAACTGGCGGTATTGCGCCTGGATCTTCTTGACCCGCTGATCAGCGGTAATAAATGGTTCAAGCTCTCCGAGCATCTACGCGCCGCAGAAGCCTGTGCTGCCACTGGCGTGATCAGCCTGGGTGGTGCGCACTCCAATCACCTGCATGCCCTGGCCGCTGCTGGTAAACGCTTCAATTTCCAGACGGTTGGGCTTCTACGTGGTCATCCGCAGCAGACTCAGACGGTGGATGATCTACAGGCTTTTGGCATGCACTTGCATTGGTTGGGTTATGCGGGCTACCGGGCTCGTCATGCGGCCGATTTCTGGTTGCCCTGGCAGGTGCACTATCCAGGCTTTTATTCGCTGCCCGAGGGCGGTGGCGGCCTGCCGGGCGCGCTGGGCTGTATAAGCCTGGTGCAGCAGGTTCGCCAGCAGCTGCCAAACCTCGGTTGGGACGATTACGACGCCTGGTGGCTTGCGGCTGGAACGGGCACCACCCTGGCTGGTCTGTTGCTCGGTGAGGCTGCCGCACATCCGGTGCATGCGGCTCTGGCGGTGCCGGCCGACCATGGCGTCGAGCAGCAGGTGCAGGCGATTGTTCAGGCTGCCGGTATGCCAGTCGGGCGTTATCAGTTGCATGAGGCCAGCCGTGGTGGATTTGCTAAGGTGGATGCCGAGTTGCTCAATTTTATGCTGGCGGCGGAAGCGCAAAGTGGCGTGCCGCTGGAGCCGCTGTATACCGCCAAGGCATTAATGGCGTTGCGCCAGCAGGTCGAGGCCGGTTACTTTGCTCGCGGCAGCCGCCTGGTGTTTGTCCATACGGGTGGCTTGCAGGGTCGTGCCGCTGCCATATTGCAGGCGGCGCAAGCATGCTCAGCCGATTAA
- a CDS encoding chromosome partitioning protein ParA, producing MSMQNKPQMVEAVLFFSERGGICKQMFFPEFEALLDGVVNMPEFADEQMRVAYVLINPRLLIKALVFFYLDFDEKGAPDSGWNIPLQALAERAGRGPDLGAGPIRLACRSQCPVSWHQMHLWDPSLTPGDNDLALLRDVVKRNSLGLLAEDENVQAVAPERLQMASEDKWYAPDPAQEEAAKATEKLDQEQRLKAAQLIKQQRLRISSLTQQHEEELAKFKLASDEQSKNLQAQIHGLHQALRQQEEHNAALKAQLAAQAASFQVSREEMTEQLRALERDGRSESDSLRAQFEGEMQAKIASAVAEYKEQIAIRDVELAYRGEQDTQALQEINRLKRAYADLASQGGDQILERLAKLGVVFVVYHPGAGHLTIPLQDIASYQDNPLAYAAAKCFVSEEQYRHWLAHYQQPSCEASLPSGERCAIPIDRIDTPSRFALGESNCCARHKASSRLRTVS from the coding sequence ATGAGCATGCAGAACAAGCCGCAGATGGTCGAGGCCGTACTGTTCTTCAGTGAGCGCGGCGGCATCTGCAAGCAAATGTTTTTCCCCGAATTCGAAGCCTTGCTCGACGGCGTAGTGAATATGCCGGAGTTCGCCGACGAGCAGATGCGTGTGGCGTACGTGCTGATCAACCCGCGCCTGTTGATTAAGGCGCTGGTGTTTTTCTACCTGGACTTCGACGAAAAGGGCGCGCCGGATTCCGGCTGGAATATCCCTCTGCAGGCCCTGGCCGAGCGAGCTGGGCGTGGGCCTGATCTGGGTGCTGGGCCGATTCGACTGGCGTGCCGCAGTCAGTGCCCGGTGTCCTGGCACCAGATGCACCTCTGGGACCCCAGTCTGACCCCTGGCGATAACGACCTGGCGCTGCTTCGCGATGTGGTCAAGCGCAACAGTCTTGGTTTGCTGGCCGAAGACGAAAATGTCCAGGCGGTTGCGCCAGAGCGGTTGCAGATGGCCTCGGAGGATAAGTGGTACGCCCCGGATCCTGCTCAGGAAGAAGCTGCCAAAGCCACCGAAAAGCTTGATCAGGAGCAACGCCTGAAAGCCGCGCAACTGATCAAGCAGCAGCGCTTGCGCATCAGCAGCCTGACCCAGCAGCATGAAGAAGAACTGGCCAAGTTCAAGTTGGCCAGCGACGAGCAGAGCAAGAACCTGCAGGCGCAAATTCACGGCCTGCACCAGGCCTTGCGACAGCAAGAAGAGCACAATGCTGCGTTGAAGGCGCAGCTGGCTGCTCAGGCGGCGAGCTTCCAGGTCTCCCGTGAGGAGATGACCGAGCAACTGCGGGCGCTGGAACGTGATGGCCGCAGTGAGAGCGACAGCCTGCGTGCGCAGTTCGAAGGCGAGATGCAGGCCAAGATTGCTTCTGCAGTGGCTGAATACAAAGAGCAGATCGCCATTCGCGATGTCGAACTGGCTTATCGCGGTGAGCAGGACACGCAAGCGCTGCAGGAGATCAACCGGCTCAAACGCGCTTATGCCGATCTGGCAAGCCAAGGCGGTGATCAGATTCTCGAGCGCCTGGCCAAGCTTGGTGTGGTCTTCGTGGTCTATCACCCAGGCGCGGGTCACCTGACCATCCCGCTGCAGGATATCGCTTCGTACCAGGACAACCCGCTGGCCTATGCTGCGGCCAAGTGCTTTGTCAGTGAAGAGCAGTACCGTCATTGGCTGGCGCATTACCAGCAACCGAGTTGCGAAGCCTCGCTGCCAAGTGGCGAGCGCTGCGCCATCCCGATCGACCGTATCGACACGCCGAGCCGTTTTGCCCTGGGTGAATCCAATTGCTGTGCGCGGCACAAGGCCAGTAGTCGTTTGCGTACTGTCAGTTAG
- the gspL gene encoding type II secretion system protein GspL: MSQTYVFLPPAACTGAQADLPVQWVADGVSETLAFGDAQTQLGASWTLVLPVEAVTACAVNLPTRKARWLRQALPFAVEELLAEEVELMHLALGEQLADGRHRVFAVRRSWLAGWLALCPTAPQAIVVDADLLPGPGTALLPLHGRWLLGGENVTRMALQAQDWPQLSPLCVQPQVAWCDPQHPAPQPVDERMALADPYVWLAQQPLRNNLAQGEFAVQSSSGQWQRWRPLLGLVGMWLVLQWGFNLAQGWHLQRQADEYAAASAALYKELFPQDSKLVNLRAQFDQHLQAGTGSGQTRLLGLLAQVSGALAAEGGQVQISQVDFSEVRGDLAMQVQAAGFAELERLRERLQESGLAVQLGSASREGAGVSARVVIGG; the protein is encoded by the coding sequence ATGAGTCAGACCTATGTATTTCTGCCACCCGCCGCTTGTACCGGCGCTCAGGCGGATCTACCCGTGCAGTGGGTGGCCGACGGGGTAAGCGAAACCCTGGCGTTTGGTGACGCGCAGACGCAGCTTGGCGCCAGCTGGACCCTGGTCCTGCCCGTTGAGGCGGTAACGGCCTGCGCGGTCAATCTGCCGACGCGCAAAGCCCGCTGGTTGCGTCAGGCGCTGCCGTTTGCGGTGGAGGAGCTGCTCGCCGAAGAGGTCGAGCTGATGCACCTGGCGTTGGGCGAGCAATTAGCCGATGGCCGTCACCGGGTGTTTGCCGTGCGCCGCAGCTGGCTGGCCGGCTGGCTGGCATTATGCCCTACAGCGCCGCAGGCGATTGTGGTGGATGCCGATCTGTTGCCTGGGCCGGGCACTGCCCTCTTGCCGCTGCACGGCCGCTGGCTGCTGGGCGGCGAGAATGTCACGCGGATGGCCTTGCAAGCTCAGGACTGGCCGCAGCTGAGCCCCTTGTGTGTGCAGCCGCAGGTGGCCTGGTGTGACCCGCAGCACCCGGCGCCGCAACCGGTGGATGAACGCATGGCGCTGGCCGATCCCTATGTCTGGCTGGCCCAGCAACCGCTGCGCAACAACCTGGCTCAGGGCGAGTTCGCCGTGCAAAGCAGTAGCGGCCAGTGGCAGCGCTGGCGGCCATTGTTGGGGCTGGTCGGCATGTGGCTGGTGTTGCAGTGGGGTTTCAATCTGGCGCAGGGCTGGCACTTGCAGCGTCAGGCCGATGAATACGCCGCTGCCAGCGCCGCGTTGTACAAGGAGCTGTTCCCGCAGGACAGCAAGCTGGTCAACCTGCGTGCGCAGTTTGATCAGCATCTGCAGGCAGGCACGGGCAGCGGACAAACCCGTCTGCTCGGCTTGCTTGCCCAGGTTAGCGGCGCACTGGCGGCTGAAGGCGGTCAAGTGCAGATTAGCCAGGTGGATTTCAGTGAGGTGCGCGGCGATCTGGCTATGCAGGTGCAGGCCGCCGGTTTTGCCGAGTTGGAGCGTCTGCGTGAGCGCTTGCAGGAAAGTGGCCTGGCGGTGCAGCTGGGCTCGGCCAGTCGGGAAGGGGCAGGCGTCAGCGCGCGCGTGGTGATCGGAGGATGA
- a CDS encoding NADPH-dependent 2,4-dienoyl-CoA reductase, whose amino-acid sequence MTAQYPHLLAPLDLGFTTLKNRTLMGSMHTGLEEKPNGFERMAAYFAERARGGVGLMVTGGIGPNDEGGVYSGAAKLTTPEEAEKHKIVTRAVHEADGKICMQILHAGRYAYSPKSVAPSAIQAPINPFKPKELDEEGIEKQIQDFINCSVLAQQAEYDGVEIMGSEGYFINQFLAAHTNHRTDRWGGSYENRMRLPVEIVRRVREAVGPNFIIIYRLSMLDLVEGGSTWDEIVLLAKAIEKAGATIINTGIGWHEARIPTIATKVPRAAFTKVTAKLKGEVSIPLITTNRINTPEVAEQVLAEGDADMVSMARPFLADPDFVNKAAEGRSDEINTCIGCNQACLDHTFGGKLTSCLVNPRACHETELNYIPTTAVKKIAVVGAGPAGLSAATVAAERGHSVTLFDSASEIGGQFNVAKRVPGKEEFFETLRYFKRKLETTGVDLRLNTRVSVDDLAKGGYDEIILATGIAPRTPAIPGIEHAKVISYLDAILQRKPVGQKVAVIGAGGIGFDVSEFITHQGEATSLNRDEFWKEWGIDTALEARGGVAGVQAHPHPAAREVFLLQRKKSKVGDGLGKTTGWIHRTGLKNKNVQMLNSVEYLKVDDAGLHISIAGGEPQVLPVDTVIVCAGQDPLRELQEGLENAGQTVHLIGGADVASELDAKRAINQGSRLAAEL is encoded by the coding sequence ATGACTGCTCAGTACCCCCACCTGCTGGCCCCGCTTGATCTGGGTTTCACCACCCTGAAGAACCGCACCCTGATGGGGTCGATGCACACCGGGTTGGAAGAAAAGCCCAATGGCTTTGAGCGCATGGCGGCCTATTTCGCTGAGCGTGCCCGTGGTGGCGTTGGCTTGATGGTGACGGGTGGTATCGGCCCGAACGATGAGGGCGGCGTGTATTCCGGCGCAGCCAAGCTGACCACCCCGGAAGAGGCGGAAAAGCACAAGATCGTCACCCGTGCGGTGCATGAAGCGGACGGCAAGATCTGCATGCAGATCCTCCACGCTGGCCGCTATGCCTACAGCCCGAAATCGGTAGCGCCGAGCGCGATCCAGGCGCCGATCAACCCGTTCAAGCCGAAAGAGCTGGACGAGGAGGGCATCGAGAAGCAGATCCAGGATTTCATCAACTGCTCCGTGCTGGCCCAGCAGGCTGAGTACGACGGTGTGGAAATCATGGGTTCGGAAGGTTATTTCATTAACCAGTTCCTCGCTGCTCACACCAACCATCGCACTGACCGTTGGGGCGGCAGCTACGAAAACCGCATGCGCCTGCCGGTGGAGATCGTCCGTCGCGTGCGTGAGGCCGTGGGCCCGAACTTCATCATCATCTACCGCCTGTCGATGCTCGACCTGGTCGAAGGCGGCAGTACCTGGGACGAGATCGTCTTGCTGGCCAAGGCCATCGAGAAGGCCGGCGCGACCATCATCAACACAGGTATCGGCTGGCACGAAGCGCGTATCCCAACCATTGCAACCAAGGTGCCGCGCGCCGCGTTCACCAAGGTCACTGCCAAGCTCAAGGGCGAGGTCAGCATTCCGCTGATCACCACCAACCGCATCAATACCCCGGAAGTGGCTGAGCAGGTCCTGGCCGAAGGCGACGCCGACATGGTCTCCATGGCCCGTCCGTTCCTCGCCGACCCGGATTTCGTCAACAAAGCAGCCGAGGGTCGCAGCGACGAGATCAACACCTGCATCGGCTGCAATCAGGCCTGCCTGGACCACACCTTCGGTGGCAAGCTGACCAGCTGCCTGGTCAATCCGCGTGCCTGCCACGAGACCGAGCTGAACTACATCCCGACCACCGCTGTGAAGAAGATCGCCGTGGTTGGCGCCGGCCCGGCAGGCCTGTCCGCCGCCACCGTGGCTGCTGAACGTGGTCACAGCGTGACCCTGTTCGATTCGGCCAGCGAAATCGGCGGCCAGTTCAACGTGGCCAAGCGCGTGCCGGGCAAGGAAGAATTCTTTGAAACCCTGCGCTACTTCAAACGCAAGTTGGAAACCACTGGCGTTGATCTGCGCCTGAACACCCGTGTGTCGGTTGACGACCTGGCCAAGGGCGGTTATGACGAGATCATCCTGGCTACCGGTATCGCCCCGCGCACCCCTGCCATTCCGGGCATCGAGCACGCCAAGGTGATCAGCTACCTGGACGCCATTCTGCAGCGCAAGCCTGTCGGCCAGAAAGTGGCAGTGATTGGTGCGGGCGGCATTGGCTTCGACGTTTCCGAGTTCATCACTCATCAAGGCGAGGCGACCAGCCTCAACCGTGATGAGTTCTGGAAGGAGTGGGGCATCGACACCGCTCTGGAGGCTCGCGGTGGCGTGGCGGGCGTGCAGGCTCATCCGCATCCGGCGGCGCGCGAGGTGTTCCTGCTGCAGCGCAAGAAATCCAAGGTCGGTGACGGCTTGGGTAAGACCACGGGCTGGATTCATCGCACAGGCCTGAAAAACAAGAACGTACAGATGCTTAACTCGGTCGAGTACCTCAAGGTCGACGACGCCGGCCTGCATATCAGCATCGCCGGTGGCGAGCCGCAGGTATTGCCGGTGGATACGGTGATCGTCTGCGCCGGTCAGGACCCGCTGCGTGAGCTGCAGGAAGGCCTGGAAAACGCTGGGCAGACTGTGCACCTGATCGGTGGCGCGGATGTGGCCAGTGAGCTGGACGCCAAGCGCGCGATCAACCAGGGCTCGCGCCTCGCTGCCGAACTCTAA
- a CDS encoding nuclear transport factor 2 family protein: protein MQNNDLRSLPELLHPQAVFRSPMAHKPYAGAPVVSLILNTVSKVFVDFAYHRELASADGLNVVLEFSAKVGERELKGIDMIRFDEAGKIVDFEVMVRPMSGLQALGEEMGRRLAPFLAAAKA from the coding sequence ATGCAGAACAACGACTTGCGCAGCCTGCCGGAATTGCTGCACCCGCAGGCGGTGTTCCGTTCACCCATGGCGCACAAACCCTATGCCGGTGCTCCGGTGGTGTCGCTGATTCTCAATACCGTGAGTAAGGTGTTCGTCGACTTTGCCTACCACCGCGAGCTGGCCAGCGCCGATGGTCTCAACGTGGTGTTGGAGTTCAGTGCCAAGGTGGGCGAGCGCGAGCTCAAGGGCATCGACATGATTCGCTTCGATGAAGCCGGCAAGATCGTCGATTTTGAAGTGATGGTTCGCCCTATGAGTGGCCTGCAGGCCTTGGGCGAGGAAATGGGTCGGCGCCTGGCTCCATTCCTGGCTGCCGCCAAAGCCTGA
- a CDS encoding type II secretion system protein M — MSMVSQGKGFTAQLDNSLLLQRWRALAPREQFSLGSLGAFLLLVLLYLTLWQPVQERLAAARSAFETQRELNAYLHSQAPAARNLASTPQQAIDPERLQGMVTATAATQGLTIERLDNSGDGAVQLNLQPAPFAQLLRWFTVLQEQGVQIAEAGLDRTEDNKVAARLSLRVAQ; from the coding sequence ATGAGTATGGTTTCGCAAGGCAAGGGCTTTACCGCGCAATTGGATAATTCGCTGTTGCTGCAGCGCTGGCGTGCTCTGGCGCCGCGTGAGCAGTTTTCGCTCGGCAGTCTCGGGGCCTTTCTGCTGCTGGTGCTGCTCTATCTGACGCTCTGGCAACCGGTGCAGGAACGCTTGGCCGCTGCGCGCAGTGCGTTTGAAACGCAGCGCGAGTTGAATGCCTACCTGCATAGCCAGGCGCCGGCGGCGCGCAATCTGGCCAGCACCCCGCAGCAGGCAATTGACCCGGAGCGTCTGCAAGGCATGGTCACGGCCACGGCGGCAACCCAGGGGCTGACTATCGAGCGCTTGGACAATTCCGGCGATGGCGCTGTGCAGCTCAACCTGCAGCCGGCCCCATTTGCTCAGCTGCTGCGCTGGTTCACTGTGCTGCAAGAGCAGGGCGTGCAAATCGCCGAAGCTGGGCTGGATCGCACCGAAGACAATAAGGTGGCTGCTCGGCTCAGTCTGCGGGTAGCGCAATAA